The following nucleotide sequence is from Borrelia puertoricensis.
GGTACTTTAATAGCCCTAAATCTCTCAGCAGAAATAAACTTTAAATACAAAATATCTCCCCTATCAATTTCAATCATCAATAATGATTTTCAGACTACCAAAACATTAATAGACTACGGAATTAAAATCAACCAAATAGACGAAACAGAATATCCACCAATATTTTGGGCAATATACCTAAACAATGAAAAAATATTTAATCTTTTAAAAGAAAAAGGAGCTGACTTAAGCATTACTCTAAAAAATGGAAAAACACCTATACAAGCTGCAATAGAAATTGAAAATATTAATTTAATCGAACTACTACTTAAAAAAAATGCTTATATCAAAGATAAATACAAAAAAGAAATTAAGAACTTAAAAAATAGAAATATAAAAAACATACTAAAAAAGTACAAAATAATATAAAATAATTAATATTCACTTGACATTTTAATATTTTTATCTTTCTCAAAAAGCTCCTTATATACAAAAGATTTCTCACTAAGCTCCTCCTTTAAATCTTTAGAAAAAGGGGCATTGCGCCACATTATTCCGCGAACTATCTTCTCAATTTTTTGAATTCCCTTGCTTTCTTTATCTAACCAAAGAAAATAGTCATCTAAAAAGAAGTTCTTAACATTGCCTTTCTTAATAAATTTAGAATAGTATTCATAATACTGACCGGTTATCCCTGTTTCCATCCACCTAAAAGATGCTTGATCTTTTGCAAGTTCCCAAAAAAAATCCCCAATACCTAAAATGATAGCTTTTCTCAAATCTTTAGCATACATAGGTATTAATATTTTACCTCGTCCCTTAGCTCGATTTTTAATATCAACAGGCTCCCAGCAAATTCCCCTCTCACCATAAGATGGTATTAATATAAAATAAGGAACAATCCTTAATAAATCTCCTTTATAATTTTTATAAAAAATTCTAGGCTGAATATTTTCAATTTCTCTAACAAGCTGAATGACTCTTTCTCTACTACCAAAAAACTGAGGATCTACAACTACATTATTTTTAAATAATATTGGAAAATGATTACCCCTAGGTCCAATAGTGAGCTTATTAGCCTCCATTAAAGATCCAATCTCTTCAACTGCAATAGCAGAAAAATTAGGCATATCAATTTCTTGAATTTTATCTTTAATCTCAATAAGCTCCTTATTTGCCTTCTCAATCTGAGACATTAAAGATACAATCTCCTTGTTAGCTTTTACAAACTTATCAATATAATGAGAAGCAAAATTTAAAGGTTTTAAAATATCATCGGAATAAATTTTGCTTACTGTATATTCATTTGTAAATATTTCATCATTAGATGACGTCTCAACAAATAAAAATCTAAACATTCTCTTTAAATTAGCAATAGATTCAGTCATTACCTTATCACTTTTATTAAGTGTACTCTTTGCAAAATCAATATTGGCCAAAAGCTTTTCTCGTTTATTAAACAATATCCTCTTAATGTCGTCATCTTTAATGCTTCCCATCGATTCATCGGTCGCAAGCTTTCTTAATTTCAACTCATTAACGCCATAAATCCATTCATCAAAATAGATAAATGGTTCATTATAATTATTGTCCCAAATGGTCCTGGAAATTAAAGACTTAAGTTTACTGCCAAGAGCATTTGGAAGAAGGGCAGCAAATCTCAATAAAACCTTCTGTTCAATTGTCAAATTCAAAACATTTTCAGCTATTGATTTTAAAAATTCCCAATAAGTATTAATTATTTGTCTATATTTGGCAAACCTGTCACCTTCTTGCACTGACTGTGGACTTAAATAATCTAACAACGCTTTATGAAGCCTAAAACCAATATCTTTATCACTTGAAATAAGATTTTTATAATAATCATCAGTAAAGAAATTTTTATCATGTTCTTCTAACAAATTAATTTCTGGTAACTTTAAATTCAAATCTGTATTGACTAATTCAGGATACTTATACAAGAACTTTCCTCTCCAAAATCGGAATTACTTATATGTTTTAATAATAAATAATATTACCAAAGTTTATATTTACCAAAAAATCTAGTAAGATTTATTATGCTATAAATACTATTTTTCAAACTCGCAAAGGAACAATTTATGAATACAAAAGTAAAATTTTCTCTAATTATGCCTATTGGAATATTGCTTGGATTATTTTTTCCCTCTGAAGCTTACAACACACTCTCACACATTTTCATAAGATTAGCCTATCTCTCCTTAATTCCTTTTTTAATATTTTCAATCCCACTTGGTATAGAAAACATTATTGAAAATAAAAAATTCAGAAAATTATTTGGAAAAACAATCTATTACGGAATCTTAGTTAACATTATAGGAATAATCATATCAATTGTAGTCGCAACAATATATTTACCACAAAGAATACCAATATTAGACAAAAATATTCAAAATATATATACATTTGATCAAACAGCATTTCTTGAAACATTTTTCCCAAAAAATATTTTTATGATACTTACAAATAATAATCCAAATCTTTTAAGTATTTATGTCGTCTCAATAATTATTGGTGCTAGTTTTTATTATGCAAAACAAAAGGGAAGAATTGCTAGAGAACTTATTTTAAGCTTTTCAAATCTTTTTTATCATGCAAACGGGATAGTTGTTAAAATATTACACTTTGGGATTATTTTTATTACAGCAGCATATACTACTAACTTAAAAAATTTCAAAAATTATCAATACTACATAGATAGCATAATCTCTTTATCTTTATGGACAATCATTATTATCCTAATAATAATTCCAATGATTAGCTATAGATTAACCAAAAATCTTAAATTATCATATAAGAACATACTAATATCCATCCAAAATATAATATTTGCAGGTTTAACAATGGATGCTTATGCCCCTTATTCTGTTTTAATAGAAGATATTAAAAATGAAAGAATAAATATAAAAAAATCGATAATCACAAACATACCAATAATTAACTTTATATCTAAATCTGGAACAATTTTTATTTCAACAATCTCATTTTTTATTATTTTAAAATCTTACTCTAGTTTGCCTATATCAATTTACGAAATAAGTTATATGAGCACATTGGCATTTCTTTTTATTTTCGCATTCCCACACATACCAAACAGTTTAATTTACATAATTACAATGCTATGCTCAACTTATACAAAAGGAATTGAACTTAGCTACTCTAACATAATTCCAATACTTCCAATTTTAACATCTCTAGCTTTAATGATCGATTTCACCTCCAACATTGCAATAATACAAATAATAGATTTCAACGAATTAAAAGATACCTAATATTTAGTTTATTAAAAACTAAATATTAATAAGATCTTGCAAATAAAACAAGATGCTTGGCTGCTGTATTGCAATAAATACAAGTTAGATTATTTAAAGGCCTATTTTGAAAATCTTCAGGAATGCATCGTATTGTAGCTTTTGTATCATTTTTAATACTATCTTCACACACTCCATTTCCACACCATGAAGAGAGTACAAACCCTAAATACTCATTGATATAAGTCTTAAAAGTATCATAGTCATTCTCTTTAAACCCAATAATTTCTTTGGTATGCAAATTTCTAAACTCTAATGCTCTATTAAATAATTCACATTGCATAGTTTCAAGCTCATGTCTCATTTTCGATGGCAACTCTTTAACTGACATTTGATACTTAGAGTTTTTATCTTGATCCCTTCTTGCAACAGTGACACAGTCCATAAGAATATCATTAGAACCTACCTCAATACGTATTGGAATTCCTTTAAGTTCCACAGCAGCAAATCTAAATCCTGGAGAATTTTTAAAATCTCTATCAAGCTCAACTCTAAACTTTGCTTCTTTTAAAATATTAAGAATAGTAGTAGAATACTCAAGAATTTTTTTATTAACTTCAGCATCTCTTTTAAAAATAGGAACAATAATAATTTCAATGGGTGCTATTTTTGGTGGCAATACTAAACCCTTACTATCAGAATGAACCATAATCAATGCCCCAATTAACCTAGTCGACACTCCCCAACTAGTAGCAAAAACATAATCCATCTTACCTTCCCTATTTTGGAACTTAACATCAAAAGCCTTAGCAAAATTTAATCCCAAATAATGAGATGTTCCTGCTTGTAAAGCTTTCTTATCTTGCATTAATGCTTCAATTGTGTAAGTAGACACAGCACCTGCAAATTTTTCCCTTTCTGTCTTTTGTCCACAAAATACAGGAATAGCTAAGTAATCTTCAATAAACCGTTTATAAAGGTTTAAAATAAACAAAGTCTCTTCCAAAGCCTCTTTAGCAGTTTCATGTGCAGTATGACCTTCTTGCCATAAAAATTCAGTGGTACGAAGGAATGGTCTTGTTCTTTTTTCCCAACGGATAATATTTGCCCACTGATTTATTTTAACAGGCAAATCTCTATAAGATTTTATCCATTTGCTATACATGTTCCAAATAATTGTCTCAGAAGTAGGTCTTAAAACCAAAGGCTCTGCTAATTCCTCACCACCAGCAGTTGTTATAATAGCAAGTTCCGGTGAAAATCCCTTAACATGTTCTTTTTCTCTCTCCAAAAACTCATAAGGAATAAGCAATGGAAAATATGCATTCTCATGTCCTGTCTCCTTAAATTTATTATCAAGTATGCTCTTAATTCGCTCCCAAATAGCATATCCATAAGGCATAATAACCATACAACCTTTAACAGGACTATAATCAACAAGTTTTGCCTTTCGTACTATATCTAAATACCACTTAGAAAATTCCTCTTCCTTTGAAGAAATAAAATTATCCATAAACCTCACCCTTTTTAAAAAATCCATCATTATAGACAAAATATCATTAATTTATAAGATAAAAAGAGATTTTTTGCTCTTAAAAGAAAATCGTATTATTCCTTATATTAATTATCCAAATCAATGCTATTTAGATCTCTAATATGAATATTGTAATATTTAACTAATAAGAAAATAGCAAAATCACCAAATAAAGATCATACATTAAAAATATGTCTTTAAAAACCATGCGAAAGAGCAAAGAGTAACCTTATCAACCTGCAAATCAAATTCTATACTTAAATTTATATTTATATTAAAAATATGTCAAATATATTTTTAATATAAATCTTTGCTCTAATATTTATTTTTATAAGTTGCAAAAATATGTTTGTATTTCACAATAGATGTTTGAAATAAATGTGTAGAAAAATATTTATGAGTTTAACCTTGACGTTATACCAAAACTTGACATCAATTAAAATAAATCCAATTTTTATGACTAAAAATCATTAAAAACATGTTGAGATAAAAAAATTTTTTACATTTTATGAAACATAATTTTAAAAATTGTGCACATCTATCAAACATAAGTTGAAGGAGAATTTATGAAGACATTATTAAAACTGATTATGATTTTTTTAACAAGTTTATCTGTTGCGACAACGATTGATACATTAAATCTTAACAAGATATTGAATAAGCAACAAAACCAATTTAAATCATTTGGAATAGGATTTGGAATTGGAAACCCTATAACTAACATCATAATTAATTTCCCATATGTAGACATAGATATTGGATATGGGGGCTTCAATGGATTACATCCTAACAATTTCATACCTTATATTGTTCTTGGAACTGATATCCTATTTAAAGAAGAAATTTATCAAAGTATAACGCTCACCGGTGGGCTTGGCATAGGTATCGACTTGTCTCAAATAAAACCAAACGAACAAAATGCTTCAAACATAAAACAAGAAAGTACTCAAGACAAACAAGAAAAATTTGCAATAACATCATCTAACAATAGGTTAGGAATTGTGTTTAGACTTCCTATTATATTAGAATACAGTTTTTTGACAAAGGTTGTAATAGGTTTCAAAGCTATAACAACAATTGGTGGAACAATGATATTTAAACCCACATCAATGGAAGGAATAAGATTTGGATTTTTTGGTTTTGGATTCATAAAAATATACATTTAAAGGAAAATTGATGAAAAACAATACTCAAAAAATATTTATATTATTGTTAATATTTAATTTACAACATTTTGCGTTCTCTAAATCTAACAATAATTATTTCATCAAATGCAAACAAGAAGATGACGGAGAAACCTGCATCACACATGATAAACCTATTCTTGAAGAGCCTAAACCTATTCTTGAAGAGCCTAAACCTATTCTTGAAGAGCCTAAACCTATTCTTGAAGAGCCTAAACCTATTCTTGAAGAGCCTAAACCTATTCTTGAAGAGCCTAAACCTATTCTTGAAGAGCCTAAACCTATTCTTGAAGAGCCTAAACCTATTCTTGAAGAGCCTAAACCTATTCTTGAAGAGCCTAAACCTATTCTTGAAGAGCCTAAACCACACATCATTACAAATTTTTACGCAATGAAAAGGGAAAAAAATCCTTACTCATTTGCAGCGGGAATAGGAACTGGAAATCCTCTTATCAATCTTTTAATCTCAGTTCCATATGTAGACATAGAGCTTGGATATGGTAGTTTCTTATACTTTAATCCTACAAATTTTAAACCTTACAATTTAATTGCCATCGATCTAATTTTTAAACAACAAATAGGAGAATATTTAATAGTTGGAGGAGGTTTTGGAATTGGAACAGACTGGTCCCAAGCAAACTTAACTTCCCCTGGAACTACACAACCTTCTCCTTATGATAGGATAGGAATAGTAACCAGATTACCTTTATCAATAGAACATAAAATTACAAAAAATTTATCATTAGGATTTAAAGTTTATCCTACACTTGGTCCAACAATATTTCTCACAAAACCAAAAATAGTATTTGAAGGGATAAGATTTAAATTCTTTGCAATCGGGTTTATTAGAGTTCTCATGTAAATGATAGCTCCTTAGACCAATTTCTCATTATAAAGATAGTGCAATAAAAATTTCTCCATTTCCACAAATCAATAATTTCTCACCACAATTTCCTATAAATATGCTTTCGCCCTTCTTAAGGCAAACCTCATTATTAATCCGAATTTCTCCATTCATAACTAACAATATCATTACACCATCCCTTTCAAAGCAGATCTCTTCATTTATATTTTTTTGAAATAAACTTAAATTAGTATCTGGAAGCTTAAATACATTAAACCCATCAATTTCCTTCCCCCTCAATAATGAAAATACGCCCTCTTCAAATCTACCAACCTTAAGCATTTCATCTTTGTCAATATATTTAGTGGTAAGACCTGCCCTAATCACATTGTCAGAATTAGTCATAAGTTCAAGACAATCACCCTGAAGATAAGCATGAACTTCTTGACTCTCTGTATAAAGCACCTCACCTGAACTTAACTTAAAAATATACATCCCTAAAAATACCAAAAGACCAATATCTGACCCATAAATCTTATAAATTTCATTAAACCAATAAGCTCTAAAATCATTTATGAAACTTAAATTTTTTTTCACTCGATTAATAGCATCCTCAATTTCAAACTTTTGCAAACTAAATATAATTTTTATAAACTCTTTATGGGTTGCAAAATGAAAATCTAATTTCAATTTTTTATATATACTCTTGATTTCAAAAAGGGGAAGAAATCCTTTAAGAGCATAAAAATCACTTAATGCATAAACAAGTTCTATCTTTGGATTTTTATCCTTATAAATTCGCTTAGAATCATTAATATCTATCCCTTTATCATTCTCAAGTTCAAATCCTTTTAAAGCAATATCTTTTGAGGGATGTATTTGAATTGATAAAGGCTTTTGGACTGAGAGAACTTTAAATAAAAATGATAATTCACTCTCACATCCCAAAAGCTCTTGATGATTTTCTAAAAAATCACAAAGAGAAACATACTGACCATCAACTAATATTTTACTAGAAAATGTCTTATGTGCTCCAAGCCACATCTCAGCCTTAGGCAACCCATCTTCTTTTTGTCCCAGAAGAGAAGGGATGAAACTAGTTCCACCCCAATCATATTCCTTAATTTCATTTTTCATCAAAAATATATTATCAGCTCTCATTTAGATTCCTTCATTTTTAATGATTTTAGAAAAATAACCAAACTTGTTGCAACGGCAACACCAACAGCTATTGCAATAATAAAGCCCAATTTGTTATCAACAACAGGAAGAACTATTGGACCTCCATGCGGAGCATGGTCCGCAACACCCAAAAATGCCGCAATGACACTTGCAACCGCACCTCCAAGCACTATTGAAGGCAACACTCTTGCTGGATCACTAGCAGCAAAAGGAATAGCACCTTCACTAATACCAATAAACGAAATTAAAAACGATATTTTTCCAGATTCTCGCTCATCATCTTCAAATAATTTAGGCATAATTAGAGTAGCAAGTCCCATAGCCATAGGAGGAACAGGAATAGCTGATGCAACCATACCCATTATTTGTGGAACTTGGGGAATCATACCAACACCAAAAAGAAATGCAACTTTATTAAAAGGTCCTCCCATATCAATTGCTACCATAGCACCAAGTATTAATCCAAGAAATAATTTCCCTATAATACCATAAGTTTCTGAATTATTTTGAAGAGATTTAAGGCCATCCTCAAGCAATTTCATGAATTGACCAATATACACACCTCCATAAATCATAAAAAGTCCAACAATAACAGTACTTATTAACGGAATTACAAATATAGGCATCACGGGTTTAAGCCATTCAGGAATCTTTCTCTTTGCTATCCATTTAGCAACAAAACCTGCCATAAACCCTACAAGTATTGCCCCTAAAAATCCTGCTTTAACATCTCTGGCAAGCACACCCCCCACAAGACCTGGTGCAAGACCTGGCTTATCGGCAATTGCCATAGCAATAAACCCTGAAAGTATTGGCAACATCATACCAAAAGCCACACCACCAATATCTGTAATTGTTTTATAAAAAGGATACTTATCAAAATTTGGACCATCAGAACCAATTCCTGCCAAAGATATACCAAACGCTATTAAAATACCACCACTTGCCACAATTGGAATCATAGGAGAGACGCCACTCATTAAGTACTTATAAAAACCAGTTCTACTACTACCAAACTTATCTTTAAGAGAATGAACATTTTTATAATTCAATATGGAAGCACTAAATGCTTCTTTAATAACATTTTCTACACTGTTGATAACCTTCGCAGTTGAAACCTTATAAACTCTCTTGCCATCAAATCTTTCTTCATCAACATCTTTATCCACCGCAAGTATTATAACATCAGCGTCTTTAATATCTGTCTCTGTTAAAGGATTATCAATACCAATAGAACCTTGTGTCTCAACTTTCAGGAAGTACCCTTGTCTTTTAGCCTCAACTTCAAGCTTTTTAGCAGCAATATACGTATGAGCAATTCCCACAGGACAAGCACAAACAGCCACTATTTTTTCTGATTTAGAAACACTTGCTGTATCAGCTATAGATGATCTCTCAACATTTTCTATATAAGAATAAATTTCA
It contains:
- a CDS encoding ankyrin repeat domain-containing protein; amino-acid sequence: MKIMFILLLTQFITFLNANEHTKIIKELSKTIYNLSNKEYEIDKAKLDNFIESIDLNNTNILKELQKIKNDFLITSVYFQNIKGTLIALNLSAEINFKYKISPLSISIINNDFQTTKTLIDYGIKINQIDETEYPPIFWAIYLNNEKIFNLLKEKGADLSITLKNGKTPIQAAIEIENINLIELLLKKNAYIKDKYKKEIKNLKNRNIKNILKKYKII
- a CDS encoding dicarboxylate/amino acid:cation symporter; this encodes MNTKVKFSLIMPIGILLGLFFPSEAYNTLSHIFIRLAYLSLIPFLIFSIPLGIENIIENKKFRKLFGKTIYYGILVNIIGIIISIVVATIYLPQRIPILDKNIQNIYTFDQTAFLETFFPKNIFMILTNNNPNLLSIYVVSIIIGASFYYAKQKGRIARELILSFSNLFYHANGIVVKILHFGIIFITAAYTTNLKNFKNYQYYIDSIISLSLWTIIIILIIIPMISYRLTKNLKLSYKNILISIQNIIFAGLTMDAYAPYSVLIEDIKNERINIKKSIITNIPIINFISKSGTIFISTISFFIILKSYSSLPISIYEISYMSTLAFLFIFAFPHIPNSLIYIITMLCSTYTKGIELSYSNIIPILPILTSLALMIDFTSNIAIIQIIDFNELKDT
- the proS gene encoding proline--tRNA ligase translates to MDNFISSKEEEFSKWYLDIVRKAKLVDYSPVKGCMVIMPYGYAIWERIKSILDNKFKETGHENAYFPLLIPYEFLEREKEHVKGFSPELAIITTAGGEELAEPLVLRPTSETIIWNMYSKWIKSYRDLPVKINQWANIIRWEKRTRPFLRTTEFLWQEGHTAHETAKEALEETLFILNLYKRFIEDYLAIPVFCGQKTEREKFAGAVSTYTIEALMQDKKALQAGTSHYLGLNFAKAFDVKFQNREGKMDYVFATSWGVSTRLIGALIMVHSDSKGLVLPPKIAPIEIIIVPIFKRDAEVNKKILEYSTTILNILKEAKFRVELDRDFKNSPGFRFAAVELKGIPIRIEVGSNDILMDCVTVARRDQDKNSKYQMSVKELPSKMRHELETMQCELFNRALEFRNLHTKEIIGFKENDYDTFKTYINEYLGFVLSSWCGNGVCEDSIKNDTKATIRCIPEDFQNRPLNNLTCIYCNTAAKHLVLFARSY
- a CDS encoding BAPKO_0422 family outer member beta-barrel protein; protein product: MKTLLKLIMIFLTSLSVATTIDTLNLNKILNKQQNQFKSFGIGFGIGNPITNIIINFPYVDIDIGYGGFNGLHPNNFIPYIVLGTDILFKEEIYQSITLTGGLGIGIDLSQIKPNEQNASNIKQESTQDKQEKFAITSSNNRLGIVFRLPIILEYSFLTKVVIGFKAITTIGGTMIFKPTSMEGIRFGFFGFGFIKIYI
- a CDS encoding DUF3996 domain-containing protein; the protein is MKNNTQKIFILLLIFNLQHFAFSKSNNNYFIKCKQEDDGETCITHDKPILEEPKPILEEPKPILEEPKPILEEPKPILEEPKPILEEPKPILEEPKPILEEPKPILEEPKPILEEPKPILEEPKPHIITNFYAMKREKNPYSFAAGIGTGNPLINLLISVPYVDIELGYGSFLYFNPTNFKPYNLIAIDLIFKQQIGEYLIVGGGFGIGTDWSQANLTSPGTTQPSPYDRIGIVTRLPLSIEHKITKNLSLGFKVYPTLGPTIFLTKPKIVFEGIRFKFFAIGFIRVLM
- the manA gene encoding mannose-6-phosphate isomerase, class I; protein product: MRADNIFLMKNEIKEYDWGGTSFIPSLLGQKEDGLPKAEMWLGAHKTFSSKILVDGQYVSLCDFLENHQELLGCESELSFLFKVLSVQKPLSIQIHPSKDIALKGFELENDKGIDINDSKRIYKDKNPKIELVYALSDFYALKGFLPLFEIKSIYKKLKLDFHFATHKEFIKIIFSLQKFEIEDAINRVKKNLSFINDFRAYWFNEIYKIYGSDIGLLVFLGMYIFKLSSGEVLYTESQEVHAYLQGDCLELMTNSDNVIRAGLTTKYIDKDEMLKVGRFEEGVFSLLRGKEIDGFNVFKLPDTNLSLFQKNINEEICFERDGVMILLVMNGEIRINNEVCLKKGESIFIGNCGEKLLICGNGEIFIALSL
- a CDS encoding fructose-specific PTS transporter subunit EIIC translates to MFLNFLKKELIFISDKINSKEEAINFLVDQVSKRGYTHDKTRFLQGLLERENIGDTSWENGVAIPHFIGDIVKSSFISLLYIKGDGIKWSDDNPPVNLIFLICMSKSQQGNDHIKSIAFIAKLFESDDFKNMLKVLKSADEIYSYIENVERSSIADTASVSKSEKIVAVCACPVGIAHTYIAAKKLEVEAKRQGYFLKVETQGSIGIDNPLTETDIKDADVIILAVDKDVDEERFDGKRVYKVSTAKVINSVENVIKEAFSASILNYKNVHSLKDKFGSSRTGFYKYLMSGVSPMIPIVASGGILIAFGISLAGIGSDGPNFDKYPFYKTITDIGGVAFGMMLPILSGFIAMAIADKPGLAPGLVGGVLARDVKAGFLGAILVGFMAGFVAKWIAKRKIPEWLKPVMPIFVIPLISTVIVGLFMIYGGVYIGQFMKLLEDGLKSLQNNSETYGIIGKLFLGLILGAMVAIDMGGPFNKVAFLFGVGMIPQVPQIMGMVASAIPVPPMAMGLATLIMPKLFEDDERESGKISFLISFIGISEGAIPFAASDPARVLPSIVLGGAVASVIAAFLGVADHAPHGGPIVLPVVDNKLGFIIAIAVGVAVATSLVIFLKSLKMKESK